One genomic region from Lates calcarifer isolate ASB-BC8 unplaced genomic scaffold, TLL_Latcal_v3 scaffold_20_43, whole genome shotgun sequence encodes:
- the prdm12b gene encoding PR domain zinc finger protein 12 — protein sequence MGSVLPGSSLALKPGFKPQQPLSLADIITSDILHSFLYGRWRHVLGEQHHQHHPHQHHLQHEDRTAPSASPKTAFTAEVLAQSFSGEVQKLSSLVLPSEVIIAQSSVPGEGLGIFSKTWIKAGTEMGPFTGRLISPEHIDLYKNNNLMWEVFNEDGTVRYFIDASQEDQRSWMTYIKCARNEQEQNLEVVQIGSSIFYKAVETIPPDQELLVWYGNSHNTFLGIPGIPGGDEEQSKKSKNDEFHTCEGSSSSSSSSSSSSSGLGRMRCVICHRGFNSRSNLRSHMRIHTLDKPFVCRFCNRRFSQSSTLRNHVRLHTGERPYKCHVCQSAYSQLAGLRAHQKSARHRPTGDPGAQGGGVVVVGGGGGGVHSAHSPPPHPPQLTAVPHPASLVHHIPTMVL from the exons ATGGGCTCCGTGCTGCCGGGCTCCTCTCTGGCCCTGAAGCCGGGCTTCAAGCCGCAGCAGCCGCTCTCCCTGGCGGACATCATCACCTCGGACATCCTGCACAGCTTCCTGTACGGCCGCTGGAGGCACGTGCTGGGCGAGcagcaccaccagcaccacccgCACCAGCATCACCTGCAGCACGAGGACCGCACCGCCCCGAGCGCGAGCCCCAAGACCGCGTTCACCGCCGAGGTGCTCGCGCAGTCTTTCTCCGGAG AGGTGCAGAAACTGTCCAGTCTGGTTTTACCCAGTGAGGTGATCATCGCCCAGAGCTCGGTCCCAG gaGAGGGTCTGGGTATTTTCTCTAAAACGTGGATTAAAGCAGGAACAGAGATGGGACCGTTCACTGGACGCCTCATCTCACCTGAACACATCGACCTGTACAAGAACAACAACCTGATGTGGGAG GTTTTTAACGAGGATGGGACGGTTCGGTATTTCATAGATGCGAGTCAGGAGGACCAGAGGAGCTGGATGACGTATATCAAATGTGCGAGGAACGAGCAGGAGCAGAACCTGGAGGTGGTTCAGATCGGCAGCAGCATCTTCTACAAGGCTGTGGAG ACGATCCCTCCGgaccaggagctgctggtctGGTACGGAAACTCCCACAACACCTTCCTGGGAATCCCTGGAATtccaggaggagatgaggaacaGAGCAAGAAGAGCAAGAACG aTGAGTTCCACACCTGTGAgggctcctcttcctcctcctcctcctcctcttcctcctcctccgggCTGGGCCGCATGCGCTGCGTCATCTGCCACCGCGGCTTCAACTCGCGCAGCAACCTGCGCTCCCACATGCGCATCCACACGCTGGACAAACCGTTCGTGTGCCGCTTCTGCAACCGCCGCTTCAGCCAGTCGTCCACGCTGAGGAACCACGTCCGGCTGCACACCGGCGAGCGCCCGTACAAGTGCCACGTCTGTCAGTCGGCATACTCGCAGCTGGCTGGCCTGCGGGCGCACCAGAAGAGTGCCAGGCACCGGCCCACCGGAGACCCCGGTGCCCAGGGGGGAGGCGTGGTGGTTGTGGGAGGAGGCGGTGGAGGAGTGCACTCAgctcactcacctcctcctcacccaccACAACTGACCGCCGTGCCTCACCCGGCGTCCCTGGTACATCATATACCGACCATGGTGCTGTGA